A genome region from Cucumis sativus cultivar 9930 chromosome 4, Cucumber_9930_V3, whole genome shotgun sequence includes the following:
- the LOC101207283 gene encoding protein MODIFYING WALL LIGNIN-1 isoform X2, protein MKMKSKISQVKRENHEFSTTNLQHSFLYFQNHDLNTSSSSSSSSSSFRLLLLQPAMESPSSSSFVISFSVVAILTLASFASCMAAEFNRTKKEDLKLNAKLCFLPESEAFKLGIGGLLCLIMAQIIGTTLICHSYWPKEHRKSCSVKKPLLSIALLISWVSFVIAVIMVSGATSMSRRQEYAKGWVEGECYLVKDGIFVSAAVLVLINGGSTIASAAIGMRRWRTNHVIKPPNQIHAQIG, encoded by the exons ATGAAGATGAAGTCTAAGATTTCACAAGTCAAGAGAGAAAATCATGAATTTTCCACCACTAACCTCCAACATTCATTCCTTTATTTCCAAAACCATGATTTAaacacttcttcttcttcttcttcttcttcttcttccttccgtcttcttcttcttcaacccGCCATGGAAAGCCCCTCTTCTTCTAGCTTTGTAATAAGCTTTTCCGTTGTTGCCATCCTCACACTCGCCTCTTTCGCATCATGTATGGCGGCTGAATTCAACAGGACGAAA AAAGAGGACCTGAAATTGAATGCAAAATTATGCTTTCTGCCTGAAAGTGAAGCATTCAAATTGGGAATTGGAGGTTTGCTTTGTTTAATAATGGCTCAGATCATTGGAACTACCTTAATCTGCCATAGCTATTGGCCTAAAGAGCATAGAAAAAGCTGCAGTGTCAAAAAACCTCTGCTTTCCATCGCCCTTCTCATCTCTTG GGTTAGTTTCGTAATAGCGGTGATAATGGTGAGTGGAGCAACAAGCATGAGCAGGAGACAAGAGTACGCGAAGGGATGGGTGGAGGGAGAATGCTATTTGGTCAAAGACGGAATCTTTGTATCCGCCGCCGTATTGGTTCTCATTAACGGAGGCTCCACCATCGCCTCCGCGGCCATTGGGATGAGGAGGTGGAGGACCAACCATGTTATTAAACCACCCAATCAAATACATGCTCAGATTGgctaa
- the LOC101207283 gene encoding protein MODIFYING WALL LIGNIN-1 isoform X1 has translation MKMKSKISQVKRENHEFSTTNLQHSFLYFQNHDLNTSSSSSSSSSSFRLLLLQPAMESPSSSSFVISFSVVAILTLASFASCMAAEFNRTKKEDLKLNAKLCFLPESEAFKLGIGGLLCLIMAQIIGTTLICHSYWPKEHRKSCSVKKPLLSIALLISCRVSFVIAVIMVSGATSMSRRQEYAKGWVEGECYLVKDGIFVSAAVLVLINGGSTIASAAIGMRRWRTNHVIKPPNQIHAQIG, from the exons ATGAAGATGAAGTCTAAGATTTCACAAGTCAAGAGAGAAAATCATGAATTTTCCACCACTAACCTCCAACATTCATTCCTTTATTTCCAAAACCATGATTTAaacacttcttcttcttcttcttcttcttcttcttccttccgtcttcttcttcttcaacccGCCATGGAAAGCCCCTCTTCTTCTAGCTTTGTAATAAGCTTTTCCGTTGTTGCCATCCTCACACTCGCCTCTTTCGCATCATGTATGGCGGCTGAATTCAACAGGACGAAA AAAGAGGACCTGAAATTGAATGCAAAATTATGCTTTCTGCCTGAAAGTGAAGCATTCAAATTGGGAATTGGAGGTTTGCTTTGTTTAATAATGGCTCAGATCATTGGAACTACCTTAATCTGCCATAGCTATTGGCCTAAAGAGCATAGAAAAAGCTGCAGTGTCAAAAAACCTCTGCTTTCCATCGCCCTTCTCATCTCTTG CAGGGTTAGTTTCGTAATAGCGGTGATAATGGTGAGTGGAGCAACAAGCATGAGCAGGAGACAAGAGTACGCGAAGGGATGGGTGGAGGGAGAATGCTATTTGGTCAAAGACGGAATCTTTGTATCCGCCGCCGTATTGGTTCTCATTAACGGAGGCTCCACCATCGCCTCCGCGGCCATTGGGATGAGGAGGTGGAGGACCAACCATGTTATTAAACCACCCAATCAAATACATGCTCAGATTGgctaa